Proteins from one Candidatus Ancaeobacter aquaticus genomic window:
- a CDS encoding class I SAM-dependent rRNA methyltransferase, with protein MYSVRIKKQAEHTIHSKYPLIHKDAIIKPNTYLSGTIVDICCEDNKFIGRGYYEKDSLYPVRVLTRRNECIDQEYFNVKLKEALKRRKRYLHAEDTDVYRIFNEEGDGISGLAIDVYGEYVLISFFSHGIESFLDCIVDALQSEIKVKGIYSVSRITRSKIYPCAEKKIHPTDLVWGEEAPEFFQVIENGIIFFVSMKEGAKTGLYLDMKDNRKALQRYCASKSVLNTFSYTSSFSVYAAVSGARALVNVDLSKKALDISKKNCEINNIGLENSKFIADDVHSVLAKYIRQKKEFDVIVIDPPSFSRGKKGVFQAEKDYGPLCKQASMLVSNGGLLACALNLHDLSQNWFEKLLLASARDVGKKGTIVCLGTQSSDFYVSNTYPEGKYLKFAIMRIESV; from the coding sequence ATGTATTCTGTACGTATTAAAAAACAAGCCGAACATACAATCCATAGCAAGTATCCACTTATTCATAAAGATGCCATTATAAAACCGAACACATATCTTTCCGGAACGATAGTCGATATATGTTGCGAGGATAACAAGTTTATTGGCAGAGGTTATTATGAGAAAGATTCGCTTTATCCGGTAAGGGTTCTCACGCGCAGGAATGAATGCATTGATCAGGAATATTTCAATGTAAAGTTAAAAGAAGCGTTAAAGCGAAGAAAAAGATATCTTCATGCAGAAGATACTGATGTATACCGTATCTTTAATGAGGAAGGAGATGGAATAAGCGGTCTTGCGATAGATGTGTACGGTGAATATGTGCTTATATCATTTTTTTCTCACGGGATAGAGTCATTTTTGGACTGTATCGTGGACGCGTTACAATCAGAGATTAAGGTAAAAGGAATATATTCTGTTTCACGAATTACGCGGTCAAAGATATATCCCTGTGCAGAGAAAAAGATACACCCTACAGATCTTGTATGGGGAGAGGAAGCCCCCGAATTTTTTCAGGTTATAGAAAACGGCATTATATTTTTTGTCAGCATGAAAGAAGGGGCTAAAACAGGCCTGTATCTGGATATGAAAGATAATCGAAAAGCTTTGCAGCGCTACTGCGCCAGTAAATCAGTGTTGAATACATTTTCTTATACTTCGAGTTTTTCGGTATATGCCGCAGTGAGCGGAGCAAGGGCACTAGTGAATGTTGATTTATCAAAAAAAGCACTGGATATAAGCAAAAAGAATTGTGAAATAAACAATATTGGCTTAGAAAACAGTAAGTTCATTGCCGATGATGTGCATAGCGTTCTTGCTAAGTATATACGACAAAAAAAAGAATTTGATGTTATTGTTATTGATCCTCCTTCATTTTCACGGGGTAAAAAAGGAGTATTTCAAGCTGAAAAGGATTATGGCCCATTGTGCAAACAGGCGAGCATGCTTGTCAGTAATGGCGGGTTATTGGCATGTGCGCTTAATTTGCATGATTTAAGTCAGAACTGGTTTGAAAAACTGCTGCTGGCGTCTGCGCGCGATGTAGGAAAGAAAGGGACAATTGTGTGTTTGGGTACTCAAAGCAGCGATTTTTATGTCAGCAATACATATCCAGAAGGAAAATATTTAAAATTTGCTATTATGAGGATTGAAAGCGTATAA
- a CDS encoding ferritin family protein encodes MATSLKGTQTEKNLLAAFAGESQARNRYTYFASTAKKEGYEQIAAILLETAENEKEHAKLFFKHLEGGDVEITATYPAGQILDTKSNLEAAAAGEKMEWTAIYTNFAQTAKDEGFDDVANTFTQIAKVEKYHEERYRKLIACIENNAIFKRTPSAKWHCRNCGLVLENETAPNQCPACKHPQAYFEILAENY; translated from the coding sequence ATGGCTACATCTTTAAAAGGAACGCAAACTGAGAAGAACCTGCTTGCAGCATTTGCCGGTGAATCACAGGCACGTAACAGATACACCTACTTTGCAAGCACTGCAAAAAAAGAAGGCTACGAACAGATTGCGGCGATCTTACTTGAAACAGCTGAAAATGAGAAAGAACACGCAAAATTGTTCTTCAAACACTTAGAAGGCGGCGACGTAGAAATCACTGCGACATATCCTGCAGGACAAATTCTCGATACAAAAAGCAATCTCGAAGCTGCAGCGGCAGGTGAAAAGATGGAATGGACAGCAATTTATACCAATTTTGCTCAAACCGCAAAAGATGAGGGCTTTGACGATGTTGCCAACACCTTCACTCAAATAGCAAAAGTAGAAAAATACCATGAAGAGAGATATAGAAAACTGATTGCATGCATAGAAAACAATGCTATCTTTAAAAGAACTCCTTCTGCAAAATGGCATTGCAGAAACTGTGGGCTTGTTTTAGAGAATGAAACAGCGCCAAATCAATGTCCTGCATGTAAACATCCACAAGCATATTTCGAAATACTTGCTGAGAATTACTAG
- a CDS encoding FecR domain-containing protein — protein sequence MKKWLLLFVLVPLMFGCVATEETKKTDAKTSFYNEAVDAADSQERSLEKGEAGIIAVSGNVTMTMPSGSVIEAKEGRIVPNGTKFVTDKDSSVQVAYTPSLGKSVLIEEKTEAIVTPEEEVKINIKKGKVFAILDKVKPGEKFQFETPHAIAGVRGTRPEMQVMIDATIVYVHEGEMGVLGLSMDDHLRALIPEGEKAKVLEQPDTPVFLEPLSDIDRNRGRELMRILEVNIRDFRDLHGGAFKILRTSIHAPKKKGSGRPVYDTAKSGPAYSQGYVDPSSDRNIGSGSRADQIGSSRPPDVTRPPSGDDKSGGRCP from the coding sequence ATGAAAAAATGGTTATTGTTATTTGTATTAGTACCGTTAATGTTTGGTTGTGTTGCAACCGAGGAAACAAAAAAGACCGATGCGAAAACAAGTTTTTATAATGAAGCTGTTGATGCAGCAGATAGTCAAGAGCGGTCTCTTGAAAAAGGTGAAGCCGGTATTATTGCCGTATCAGGTAATGTTACAATGACTATGCCTTCCGGTTCTGTTATCGAAGCTAAAGAAGGACGAATTGTTCCCAACGGGACAAAGTTCGTAACGGATAAGGACTCGTCAGTGCAGGTTGCCTATACGCCGAGTCTCGGTAAATCAGTGCTTATAGAGGAAAAAACCGAAGCAATCGTAACTCCGGAAGAAGAAGTAAAGATAAATATCAAAAAAGGAAAAGTATTTGCCATACTTGACAAAGTAAAACCGGGCGAAAAATTTCAATTTGAAACACCGCATGCGATTGCTGGTGTTAGAGGTACGCGTCCAGAAATGCAAGTCATGATAGATGCAACGATTGTTTATGTACATGAAGGCGAAATGGGTGTTCTGGGCCTTTCTATGGATGACCATTTGCGGGCGTTGATACCTGAAGGTGAAAAAGCAAAAGTTCTTGAACAGCCAGATACACCGGTATTTCTTGAACCTTTGTCAGATATTGACCGCAACAGAGGTAGAGAGCTGATGAGGATTTTAGAGGTGAATATTAGAGATTTCAGAGATCTTCATGGCGGTGCATTCAAGATATTGAGAACAAGCATTCATGCTCCCAAGAAAAAAGGAAGCGGAAGACCAGTCTATGATACAGCTAAAAGCGGTCCGGCATATTCGCAAGGGTATGTAGATCCTTCGTCGGATAGAAATATTGGTTCCGGTTCGAGAGCTGATCAGATCGGTAGTTCGAGGCCGCCAGATGTCACCAGACCGCCAAGCGGTGATGATAAGAGTGGTGGTCGATGTCCCTGA
- a CDS encoding glycogen/starch/alpha-glucan phosphorylase — protein MKENATNKDKRVIVEVAMEISLTPKILDTIAEEISFYGAISSGMSTSVGGIGPLLRERIIAQADEGADVIGVTLLYEKVWLQRWHAWGQFYLDKVKAGEYIARTLKKLPDDLTIKMFDGTDVTCAVWKATYGKAKVYFLDQADVGMIVYPGGFDAPPDTQYPDQWANTMRLKQSWLLGRGSLALLEKLNVSPDITILSETPTIFAKHDLVKDAYSESSRFAKTKYIFNDHTPLEYAHPVWTQENLEMLKFNPKMYKKLDSYKNNPQKIDITQMIIDVSDGVYGVSKIHGDVMRQMPTLQKYADKIETITNGVSSAIWQAKAFKGYKNLSDDQLLAVKEEEKHLFVNWLWLRYKFDSQWREDKKKRPIIMWMRRVTGYKRLDLLREIVQNDLWRKRFIDLDICMIVGGRIHQQDTLSDRLVFELLDVIQKYPELEGRVIILDNFNIWEAPKIFPGIDAAIMISDRGKEAAATGFMKAQMNGAMIIATPDGAVPESVNYYDPDDTQKNANGFEVTYFDDSPTPESLLHALTEFKFVYDDQSLRASFIKNALAQHNKIDVRKVAKEMLEFCDKVIDRKSDTKVHLVH, from the coding sequence ATGAAGGAAAATGCTACGAACAAAGATAAACGGGTAATAGTCGAAGTTGCGATGGAAATTTCGCTCACCCCGAAGATCTTGGACACTATAGCTGAAGAAATCAGTTTTTACGGTGCTATTAGCTCAGGAATGTCTACATCAGTTGGTGGAATAGGCCCACTTTTACGCGAAAGAATAATTGCTCAGGCTGATGAAGGTGCGGACGTAATAGGCGTGACGCTGCTTTACGAAAAAGTATGGCTTCAAAGATGGCATGCTTGGGGACAGTTTTATCTCGATAAGGTTAAGGCAGGCGAGTATATCGCAAGGACATTAAAGAAGCTACCGGACGATTTAACCATAAAGATGTTTGATGGAACTGATGTAACCTGTGCTGTATGGAAAGCAACATACGGTAAAGCAAAAGTGTATTTTCTTGATCAAGCAGATGTCGGTATGATCGTTTATCCCGGTGGTTTCGATGCGCCGCCTGATACCCAGTATCCCGATCAATGGGCTAATACTATGCGGCTAAAACAAAGCTGGCTTCTCGGAAGAGGTTCTTTAGCCTTACTCGAAAAACTGAATGTATCGCCTGATATTACTATTTTAAGTGAAACCCCGACAATATTTGCCAAACATGATCTTGTGAAAGATGCATACTCAGAGTCGTCACGTTTTGCAAAGACGAAATATATATTTAATGATCATACACCGCTTGAATATGCTCACCCAGTATGGACACAGGAAAATCTTGAGATGCTTAAATTTAATCCAAAGATGTATAAAAAACTCGATTCATATAAGAATAATCCGCAGAAAATTGATATTACCCAAATGATTATTGATGTCTCCGATGGAGTATACGGTGTTAGTAAAATTCATGGTGATGTTATGAGGCAAATGCCTACTTTGCAAAAATATGCCGATAAGATTGAAACGATTACCAATGGTGTAAGTTCCGCTATTTGGCAGGCAAAAGCATTTAAGGGATATAAAAATCTTTCAGACGACCAATTGCTTGCGGTAAAAGAAGAAGAAAAACATTTGTTCGTTAATTGGTTATGGTTACGGTATAAGTTTGATTCCCAGTGGAGAGAAGACAAGAAAAAAAGACCTATTATTATGTGGATGAGAAGAGTTACCGGTTACAAGAGGCTCGATCTTTTAAGAGAGATTGTGCAAAACGACCTGTGGCGGAAACGATTTATTGATCTTGATATATGCATGATAGTTGGCGGAAGAATACATCAGCAGGACACGCTTTCTGACAGGTTAGTATTTGAACTTCTTGATGTTATTCAAAAATATCCTGAGCTTGAGGGGAGAGTAATAATACTTGATAATTTTAATATATGGGAAGCACCTAAAATATTTCCGGGAATTGATGCGGCTATTATGATTTCTGACAGAGGGAAAGAAGCAGCTGCAACCGGTTTTATGAAGGCGCAAATGAACGGTGCTATGATCATCGCAACACCGGATGGCGCAGTCCCTGAATCGGTTAACTATTATGATCCTGATGATACACAAAAAAATGCAAATGGTTTTGAAGTTACCTATTTTGACGACAGCCCTACACCTGAGTCTCTTCTTCATGCTTTGACAGAGTTTAAGTTTGTATATGATGACCAATCGCTCAGAGCATCTTTTATCAAAAATGCGTTAGCTCAGCATAATAAGATTGATGTTCGAAAAGTGGCAAAAGAAATGCTGGAATTCTGCGATAAGGTGATTGATAGAAAAAGTGACACAAAAGTGCATTTAGTGCATTAA
- a CDS encoding metallopeptidase family protein: MKQNEFEKLVQTALSDIPDEFMNALENIAITVEDEPKRDIAIKLGLAENDILLGLYQGIPLKKRSTWYGNVMPDKITLFKKSIERLYKTPEAIKKAVRKTVIHEIAHYFGIGDARLKELGI; the protein is encoded by the coding sequence ATGAAGCAGAATGAGTTTGAAAAACTTGTCCAAACAGCGTTAAGTGATATTCCCGATGAATTCATGAATGCACTTGAAAATATCGCTATTACGGTCGAAGATGAGCCAAAAAGAGATATTGCCATAAAATTGGGACTAGCCGAAAACGATATACTTCTTGGCTTATATCAAGGAATACCGCTAAAAAAACGTTCAACCTGGTACGGAAATGTCATGCCTGACAAAATAACGCTATTCAAAAAATCTATCGAACGACTATACAAAACACCCGAGGCCATTAAAAAAGCTGTTCGCAAAACAGTTATTCATGAAATTGCACATTACTTTGGGATTGGAGACGCACGTCTTAAGGAACTTGGAATCTGA
- the greA gene encoding transcription elongation factor GreA, with amino-acid sequence MDKNYMTRESHQKLQEKLINLREKELPEISKEKLEAAEQGDLSENAGYEYAKQKLEMIQNKIRELSADLENVQFIEDLPIKGIIISVGTIVTFHDMDSDKEVIYSILGPGDAEFGNDVISYKSPLARGMITKKVGDLVEINVPEGKRTLKVLNIDTYKKKE; translated from the coding sequence ATGGATAAGAATTATATGACGCGTGAATCACACCAGAAACTACAGGAGAAACTGATAAATTTAAGAGAAAAGGAATTGCCTGAAATTAGTAAGGAAAAACTTGAAGCTGCTGAACAGGGCGATTTGAGCGAAAATGCTGGCTACGAATACGCAAAACAAAAACTTGAGATGATACAAAATAAAATTCGTGAATTGTCTGCAGATTTAGAAAATGTTCAGTTTATTGAAGACTTACCAATTAAGGGCATTATCATTTCGGTTGGGACAATAGTTACTTTTCATGACATGGATAGCGATAAAGAAGTAATCTATTCGATACTTGGTCCCGGTGACGCGGAATTCGGAAACGATGTAATATCATATAAAAGCCCCCTTGCCCGCGGTATGATAACGAAAAAGGTAGGGGACCTTGTAGAAATTAATGTGCCTGAAGGAAAACGCACGCTGAAAGTACTGAACATTGATACGTATAAGAAAAAGGAGTAG
- a CDS encoding FAD-dependent thymidylate synthase, producing MELLLAGFNVDVETLKSLNNGTLDHSRMTPETLSAAYARISRSPKPVNELRALSRSEVEKSRKSNKNIIFKMGHHSVAEHAVFNFDIIGVSRFAIEEVEKFRLCSYTEKSQRYITLDGAYTVPEEIKGSPHEALYVECTKELNNFYQILYEKLKDHVFKKYAELAEDKKNHSLLEGWAKEDARYITPLANTGQLGQTINARNLELLLRRFSSHPLKEVQMLGKYYYDLVEKIAPSIILFHEANEYDQKTYSEVSSYVKPFLQGNTDSNPSENLVTLCEYPHNADNITVAALMHTSAQISFSRCMDIAQKMSDQEKEGVVKTSCKHMAFYDTVLREYEHSNYVYDLIVSAACFGQLKRHRMATLTTQPYDPSLGVTIPPSIKEIGMESSFLDMVHKSAEVYDKIAKDIPHAAPYVLTNAHRRRVLFTANARELYHVARLRDDQHAQWDIREVASVMTEEVRKVAPLTMLLSCGKDKYTERYQEVYGKEPRSI from the coding sequence ATGGAATTATTGCTCGCGGGTTTTAATGTTGATGTAGAAACATTAAAATCACTTAATAACGGTACGCTCGATCATAGCAGAATGACACCGGAAACATTGTCTGCTGCGTATGCTCGTATCAGCAGAAGCCCAAAACCGGTTAACGAGCTACGTGCATTATCACGCTCAGAGGTTGAAAAATCGCGCAAATCAAATAAAAACATCATTTTTAAGATGGGACATCATTCTGTTGCGGAACACGCGGTATTTAATTTTGATATTATAGGTGTTTCGCGTTTTGCGATTGAAGAGGTTGAAAAATTCAGACTATGTTCATATACAGAGAAATCACAACGATATATTACGTTAGATGGAGCGTATACTGTTCCGGAAGAAATCAAAGGCTCGCCCCATGAAGCCCTATATGTTGAGTGCACAAAAGAACTCAATAATTTTTATCAGATACTTTACGAGAAACTTAAGGATCATGTATTTAAAAAGTATGCAGAATTAGCTGAAGACAAAAAAAACCATTCTTTACTTGAGGGATGGGCGAAGGAAGACGCACGCTATATTACACCGCTTGCAAACACGGGACAGTTAGGGCAGACAATTAATGCACGTAATCTTGAGCTTCTCTTAAGACGTTTTTCCTCGCATCCACTAAAGGAAGTGCAGATGCTCGGAAAATACTACTATGATTTAGTGGAAAAAATTGCGCCTTCAATTATTCTATTTCATGAAGCAAATGAATATGACCAGAAAACGTATAGTGAAGTGTCCTCGTATGTGAAGCCATTTTTACAAGGCAATACAGATAGTAACCCCTCAGAGAATCTTGTCACTCTTTGCGAGTATCCGCATAATGCTGATAACATAACAGTAGCTGCACTTATGCATACAAGTGCACAAATCAGTTTTTCTCGTTGCATGGATATTGCCCAGAAGATGAGTGATCAAGAAAAAGAGGGTGTTGTTAAGACATCCTGTAAGCACATGGCATTTTATGACACAGTTTTAAGAGAATATGAACACTCGAATTATGTGTATGACCTTATTGTTTCCGCTGCGTGTTTTGGGCAGCTTAAACGTCATCGTATGGCAACGCTGACAACTCAGCCTTACGACCCTTCACTGGGTGTAACGATACCCCCATCAATTAAAGAAATCGGGATGGAATCTTCTTTTCTGGATATGGTCCATAAAAGCGCAGAGGTATACGATAAAATAGCAAAAGATATTCCTCACGCGGCGCCATATGTTCTAACAAATGCCCACAGAAGAAGAGTATTGTTTACCGCTAATGCGAGAGAACTCTATCATGTCGCGCGATTACGTGATGACCAGCATGCACAATGGGATATACGAGAAGTTGCTTCAGTAATGACTGAAGAAGTGAGAAAAGTGGCGCCACTAACCATGCTTCTGTCGTGCGGTAAGGATAAATATACTGAGCGGTACCAAGAAGTGTATGGTAAAGAGCCGCGCAGTATCTAA
- a CDS encoding alpha/beta hydrolase, giving the protein MLLDTIYAKMGPLKYPLAYLPQWYTKIFLKIDLSKQSPARSIAEKDIPIFIIHSEKDSQIPALHAEKLLRTQPRAQSWVIEAGEHGQLSQSSEYQRRIVQFFEKNL; this is encoded by the coding sequence ATGCTTCTTGATACAATATACGCGAAAATGGGGCCATTAAAGTATCCGCTTGCATATCTGCCCCAATGGTATACAAAGATATTTTTAAAAATTGACCTGTCAAAGCAATCACCTGCTAGGAGCATTGCTGAAAAAGATATACCAATTTTTATTATTCATAGCGAGAAAGACAGTCAGATCCCTGCTTTACATGCAGAGAAACTCTTGCGCACACAACCGCGTGCACAATCATGGGTTATTGAAGCGGGGGAGCATGGGCAGCTTTCACAGAGCTCGGAATATCAGCGGCGTATAGTGCAATTTTTTGAGAAGAATCTTTGA
- a CDS encoding DnaJ domain-containing protein, translating to MQKDYYKILGVSENTSDAEIKKIYRKLAVKYHPDKNPNKGKEAEEKFKEISEAYYVLSDKKRRQEYDTMRKYGGGYSGNFAGAQGFDFEDLLHQYSGGKKSSRRANSQYSMFGDIFGDIFGGGGYQQASPGQGAGCQYETTAPKTTNTDIKVKIKLDSKRAEEGGKIKIKIPGGKAFTVKIPKGCKDGQKLRLSREGKECPYCNHHGDIILIIQKV from the coding sequence ATGCAAAAAGACTATTATAAAATTCTTGGGGTATCAGAAAACACATCTGATGCTGAAATAAAAAAGATATATCGGAAGCTTGCGGTAAAATATCATCCCGATAAAAATCCCAACAAGGGAAAAGAAGCCGAAGAGAAATTTAAAGAAATATCTGAGGCTTATTACGTGTTGAGTGATAAGAAGCGCCGTCAGGAATATGATACAATGCGTAAATATGGCGGCGGTTATTCAGGTAATTTTGCCGGGGCACAGGGTTTTGATTTTGAAGATTTACTGCACCAGTATTCCGGCGGAAAAAAGTCTAGTAGACGCGCAAATAGCCAATACTCAATGTTTGGTGATATCTTTGGTGATATCTTTGGCGGCGGCGGGTATCAACAAGCGTCTCCCGGACAAGGTGCGGGGTGTCAATATGAAACAACAGCACCAAAGACAACCAATACTGATATAAAAGTTAAAATAAAACTCGATAGTAAAAGAGCTGAAGAAGGCGGCAAGATAAAAATAAAGATACCCGGTGGCAAGGCCTTTACCGTAAAGATTCCCAAGGGATGTAAAGACGGCCAGAAACTGCGTTTATCCAGAGAAGGTAAAGAGTGTCCCTACTGTAATCATCATGGAGATATTATTTTAATAATACAAAAAGTATAA